From a single Salvelinus sp. IW2-2015 unplaced genomic scaffold, ASM291031v2 Un_scaffold5250, whole genome shotgun sequence genomic region:
- the LOC139022598 gene encoding putative cuticle collagen 79, whose translation MARGPLFWVLLVQIVLICSTQRASGPVGPPGPGGVPGIDGVAGERGDDGEDGPAGPGGDAGKLGSAGLPGEPGMS comes from the exons ATGGCTCGCGGGCCACTTTTTTGGGTACTTTTGGTGCAGATTGTCCTTATTTGCTCCACACAA AGGGCCTCAGGCCCCGTCGGCCCTCCAGGACCCGGAGGTGTCCCAGGAATTGATGGTGTCGCT GGTGAGAGGGGAGACGACGGAGAGGATGGCCCTGCT gGTCCTGGTGGAGATGCAGGTAAACTAGGCTCAGCAGGGTTGCCAGGCGAGCCCGGGATGAGTTGA